The sequence ACGTCGATGGCCGGGTTGAGCGTCAGCGTCACGATGTGGGGCATCTCGAGCCTCCTCCTGGGTGGTGCGCCGTGTCTGGGAAGACAGCGGAAGCGCGCGGAGACTGCCCCACCCGGAGCCGTCCCGCCAGCCGTCCGAGCGTCCCCGGGCCTCCACGCCCGGAAGGCATCCCACCCCAGGCGTCACGTCGCTTTGGGTTGCCTTCTCGGGTAGGCCCGCGAATATCCCCGCCGGACATGACGACACCGCCACGCAAGCCCACGCGCGAGGAGCTGGACGCCGCCACCGGCAGGATGATGCCGGACCTCATCCAGCGCGGCCTGCGCGTCCTCTTCTGCGGCATCAACCCGAGCCTCTACTCGGCGGTGGTGGGCGTCCACTTCGCGCGGCCGGGCAACCGCTTCTGGCCCACGCTGCACGCGGCGGGCATCACCCCGCGCCTCTTGAAGCCCTCCGAGCAGGAGGAGCTGCTCGCGCTGGGCTACGGCATCACCAACGTGGTGGACCGGGCCACGGCCACCGCGGACCTGCTGGACGCCGCGGAGCTGCGCGAGGGCGCGAAGTCGCTGGAGGCGAAGGTGAAGCGCTACCGCCCGCGCTTCCTCGCGGTGCTCGGCGTGAGCGCGTACCGCACCGCCTTCGCCAGACCCAAGGCGAAGCCCGGGCTCCAGCCTGAGACGCTGGGCGCGACGCGGCTGTGGGTGCTTCCCAATCCGAGCGGGCTCAATGCCCACTATCAACTCACGGACCTGTCGCGCCTGTTCGCCGAGCTGCGCCGCGCGGCGGATGCCGGATGACGTGCCCTGCCGTCATCATGTCCCAACAGTAGCCGCGCTCACGGCGTCAGGCGCATGCCTTCCAGGAGCTCGCGGCGTGGCTCCGCACGAAGCGCGAAGCCCCGCCCTGAACACTCAGCGGAGGATGCCGGCCTCGCGCGCGAAGCGCCCCTGCGCCCTCAGCGGAGGATGCCAGCCTCGCGCGCGAAGCCCCGCCCCGAGCACTCAGCGGAGGATGCCGGCCTCGCGCGCGAAGCGGGCCACCACGGGCTGCACGTGCGGGAAGGCCACGGCGTTGCACGCGAGCAGGCCGCGGTGGTTCTGCAGCTCGGAGCCGTCATACGCGTACGGCGTGCCGCCCAGGTCCGTGAGGATGCCCCCGGCCGAGCGCAGCACGGCCTCCGGCGCGCAGTTGTCCCAGCGGTAGCTCTTGCCGCTGGTGTGGATGTAGATGTCGGCGGTGGCCTCGGCGAGCAGGCCGCACTTGAGGCCCACCGAGCCGGACTCCTTCTCCTTGGTGATGCCGAGCTGCTTCGCCACCGCGTCCGTCGTCTTCGAGCGGTGCGAGCGCGACACCACGAGCCGCATCGACGCCGGCTCCGCCACGTCCGAGACGCGCAGCGCGGTGCGCGCGCCCTCGCGCTCCACGAAGCCGCCCTGCCCCACCACGCCCGAGTACAGCACGTCACCCACCGGGCGGAAGACGACGCCCACCTTCGCCTGCCCGCCCACGGCGAGACCGATGTGGATGGCGAACTCGCCGTTGCGGTTGACGAACTCCTGGGTGCCGTCGAGCGGGTCGACGTACCAGCAGCGCTCGCGGCGGCCCTCGGAGCCGTTGTCGGACTCCTCGGCGACGACGCCGTCGCCGGGGAAGGCCTTGCGCAGCTCGGCGACGATGAAGGCATTGGCCTGCTCGTCGGCTTCAGTGACGGGGCCCATGCCGCCGGCCTTGTCCTGGACGGCGAAGTCGGTGGCGTAGATGCGCAGGAGGATGTCGCCGGCCTGGCGGGCAATGCGGCGGGCGGTGTCGAGCTCGGTGTCGAAGGAGGCCATGGTGTGGGGACAGTCTGCCCCGCCCCCACCTGCTCCGGGGAGGCCAAAGTGGGGCGGCGTTGAGGCGAAATGCCCCATCTGGGGCGAATTGCCCCAGGGGGACGGTGCTGGGAGGTGTTGTCCCAGGGGGAGACCCTGGCTTGCCCTGTGCAATGCAGGACACGAACCACGCGCCGCGCCGCGAGGGCTCGCGTGGCGGGCCTCCCGGCGGACGAGGAAGAACCAAGATGAAGCAGTGGATGATGGCAGGACTGATGCTGGTGGTCGGGTTGGCGCTCGCCTATGGCGGTGCGCGGACGGTGGTGCGGGCACACCAGAGCGCGAGCTGGCCCACGACGGATGCCACCATCACCTCGTCGTCGGTGGAGACGCTTCGCAGCCGCCGGGGTGGCGTGCGCTTCCACCCGGACGTGCGCTACCAGTACTCGGTCGCCGGCACGCTCTACTCGGCCAACACGATTTCGTTCGGCGGCAACGACGCGGGCACGCTGTCGGATGCGCAGGTGGTGACGCACCACTTCGCGTCCGGCAACCATGTGCCCGTACACTACGAGCCGGCGGACCCGTCCGTGGCCTGCCTGGAGGTGGGCCATGCCGGCATCGCCAGCTACGTGCTCGCGCTCGGCGGGTTGGCGCTGGTGGCCATCGCGGGCTGGGGCATCTGGGACATGCTCCGCGCCGGGCGCCGAGAGAAGGCCCGCCGCCAGCGCCCGCAGCCGGCCTGAGCGGCACGCGAGGCACTGGCGAACGGCCTTCACCCGGGAAGCGCCGGGTCAGTCCATCCACTCCCGGCGGCTGAAATACGGCCCGTTCCCGCCGGGCAGCTCATGGGTGAAGGCCATCGTCCACGCGAAGTCGGCTGGACTGACGTAGAGGTCCTGCCGGAGGAGGCTGAAGTCCGGCAGGCGCTCGGCTTCGAGCCTCACGGCGGGCAGGGCTTCGTTCTCCGGAATCACCAGCAGGGGACCTGGCGGCTCGAGCGCATAGGCATGCTGTGCCTTGGAGCCGTGAAGCGAGCGCGCGTACCCGAAGCTGAACACGTGCCAGTCGAGCGCTCCGTGCTTCCACGCCCCTGTCTCCACATGGAGCGAGGCTGCGTAGACCTCGCGCCACGTCTGCATCTGCTGCCAGCGCTCACGGCGCAACAGCTCGCGAAAGGTGCCGCCGCAGCGGGACAGGGTCTCGATGTAATCCGCCGTGCTCATTTTCTCGAGCCACCAATCCCTTGCACGTCAACGTCCCTCACGGGGAGCGGTCACGATGATGTCGGCGGAAGGATGCTCCTTGCTCCACGAGGGATTCACAGTCGTCATATGGCGGTGGGCATTGGCGCCACGTAGCGCACCCGCGTCCATCTGGCCCGCCATCTCCGACAGGAACTGGGCCACCTGCCTGAGCTGCGCGGGTGTCATGGAGAAGGTGACTTCTCGCAGCTCCTGGAGTCCATACTCATTGAGCGTCCTGTTGGAGTAACCGTAGATCATGTGTCCCTCGCTCGATGGATGACGGGCCCGAGCGGCCGGGCGGGAAGGCCCTCCCGGTCGCTTATGGGTCACGCTCTAGTACAGGACGTGTCCGCCCGTCCGTTCGCCGTCCGGCCCCAACGGATGATAGTGCGGCTTCTGCTGGTCGCCATGCGGAGCGTCCCAGACCGCTCTTCCGTTGCCTGCCTGTTCGGCGATGGACCTCGCGGTGCTCTTGTCCGGGGCCAGGACGTCACCGCCATTCCTCACGTAGTCGACCGCTTCATCCATCGACATGCGCTCCTCGGCGGAGTGGTGCTTGCCACGCTGGATGTCGGCGTCGCGTATCTCCTTCTTGGGTTTCTGATTGGGGTCCTTCCCTCCACTGGCTGAAGTGCCCCGGTCGCCGGCCTTGTTGGCCATCTCCATGGCGTTGAGGGCGCCGATGATGTTCACCACCCCGGCGACGACGACGACCGTGCTCACCCCTGCCACGACGACACCAGTCACGGCGACGGGAGCGCCGACGGGAGCGCCCACCCCCGTGGAGGTCACGGCGGATCCTCCCGCGGCGACGCCTCCGCCGCCTATCAGGCCCATGCCTCCACCGATGACGTCCACACCACCCCAGGCGAACAGCGCCGCGGCGTAGCCGAGGTAGAAGTGCCGCGTGTTCCCTTCCGGCGGAGGCACGAGCCCCAGGAAGGGAACGCCTCCCGCGATGGCACCCAGCAGCAGTCCCTTCCCGAACTCGACCGCGATTCCGAAGTTGTCCCGGGCCGAGTACAGGGTCCGCAAGACGAAGTAGCTGAACTCCGACGACATGGTCGAGCCTGGAACCTGCGTCAGCGGAGAGTCGAGGTCCGGCACCGCCGTCTCGCAGTAGGTCCCATCCGGACTGCAATAGTGGTACGTGGGCGCGGTGAAACGCGCCGAGTTCCCCGTGGGGGCGTACCCGCCATACCAGCTGTCGTAGACGATGATGGGCAGCTCGTTGGTCGCGAAGCCTGTCGGATCCGTGTAGCGCAGCGGGTTGTTGAGCACGTAGCTGTAGCGGTTGAGCGTCTGGCTCGTGCGCGGTCCCTTCATGAGCGGGTCCGGGCTGAGGAAGCGCGCCAGGGTCGGGTCATACATCCGGCCCTTCATGTTGATGAGGTTCACCTCTTCGTCGTGCTCGTGCCCCGTGAAGCCCTGGCGCACCCGGGCGTTGCCGCGCGTCTGCGGGCTGCCCAGCGACTGCGGATGGCGCCGGCCACCGAAGGGCTCGTACCGCATGTGCTCGAAGACCGCGCCCGCCTCGTCGGTAATCGTCTCCACCGAGTCCTGGTGGTCGGCGTGCAGGTAGAGCACCTTCCGCGCCGTCACCTGCCCTCCTGCATCGGTGGCCCACGACACCTGCGCCACCGGCCGGTCCCCGCCCACGATGTTGAAGGCATGCACCGCCGCGCCAGTCACCGTGCGCCGCATCTCGTAGAGGCCACCGAGGTACACCGCCACGTCTCCCGCCGAAGAGCGCTTCACGGTGCGCCGGTTCATCGCGTCGTAGCGGAACGTCAGGCTCTGCGTGCCCTGGCTGATTCGCGAGGGGAGGTTGAAGGGCGTGTACTCCACCGTGCGGCCGGGCGCGGTGAGCTGGTTGCCATTGGCGTCATACGTGTACGAGCCCAGCGAGGAGCGTGACACCGCGTGCGGCCCCGCGCCGCCCGTTCCCTCGTAGAAGTAGGAGATGCTCTCGCCGGCGCCCTGCCGCACCGTGCGGCCCAGCAGGTTGCCCAGGTCGTCGTAGCCGTAGTCCACCGCCGTGGAGCCGCAGTTCTGGAAGGCCGTCCAGCTCTTCAGCCGGTCCAGCGTGTCGTAGGTGAAGTCCTCCGTGGTCCGGGCCACCCGGTCATGCCGGGCTCGCAGGTTGCCATTGGCCTCGTACTCGTAGGCCAGCGCCTGACGCGGCTGCGTCCCCGCCTTCGTGTCGATGAACAGTGGACGGCCGCGCAAGTCGTACCGGCGCTGGCTCACCACGCCGTTGCCGAAGACTTCCGACGTCAGCTGCCCGAGCCCGTTGCGCGCCTGGGCCCGCCAGTAGACGAGCCCGCTGGACACGTCCTGCACGGACTCGAGCGTGCCCCAGGGCTTGTACTGATAGTCCACGGCGAGCTGCTGGGAGCCCACGCCCGGGTACGTCAGCCGGCGTAGCAGGCCGTAGTCGTCGAACGTGCGGGAGAATGCATACGCCGTGCCCTCCACGTTCCAGGCCTCGCCCACCGGACGCTTGAGCGCGTCGTAGGTATAGACGACGGTGATGTCGTCCAGGCTCGTCGCGGGGTCTCCCTCCTGGGAGCTGCTCAGCAGCATGCCAATCTTCCCGACGGAAGGACTGGGCATGTCCCACGTGAAGCGGGAGACGCCCATCCGGTTCGTCTTCGTCAGCACGCGGCCCAGCACGTCCCGCGTGAACACCGTCGTGTCGCCGTTGCCGTCCGTCTCGTCGGTGACTTCGCCGAACGGGTTGTAGTGGGTGATGAGGACGCCGGCGTCCGCGTCCTCCAGTCGCGTCGGCCGCCCCAGCCGGTCGTACTGGAACCGGAGGCCCTGGCCGTAGGCATTGGTCACCGACAGCAACACCCCGAAGGAGCCATACGTGTACGTCGACACGATGCGCTGGGTGCCCAGCATGTCCTCGGTCGTCTTGACCCGCCCGTGGGCGTCCATGAAGGTCACCACCGAGTTGTTCTTCTCGTCCCAGGCCGTGCGCTTGTTCCCCTCGTACTGCCAGGTGTTGCTGGTGCCGTCCGGGTACGTCGTCCGCAGCGGCCGCCCCACGTTGTCGTAGGTAAACGTGGTGGCCACCTGCTGGAAGCCCGTGGGCGAGGGCAGCCACTGCTTCGCCAGCCGTCCCAACGAGTCGTACTCGTTCGTGGCGAAGACCTGCTCTCCGCCGAACCCCATCTTCCGCACACTCAGCGGGCGGCCGAGCCGGTCCACCGTGGACAACTCCTCCTGCACACCATCCACCGCGACCGAGAAGCGCTGCTGGCTCGTCATGGCGAGCGCGCACGCGGAGCCGGTGGGACAGGCGGTGTAGCTGAAGGTGATGTCCGCCAGCCCCGGAGCATCCACGCTGCGCACCCGGCCGAAGCCGTCATACTGGCGCCGCGTGGTGAGGCCGTTCTCGTCCACCTGCACCGCGATGACGCCCAGTCCGCCGTGGTACGCGAGGCTGACCGCGTGGCCCAGCCCGTTGGTCATCACCGCCGGCCAGGTGCGGTCCACGGTGTCGTAGGTGATGTTCGTCGTCCGGGCCGGCAGTGCCCCACCGGTGCGGGCAATCTGGTAGGCGAGGCCATCCGCGTCTCGCAGGTACGTGGTCACCTGCTCCAGCGTCGCGTCCCCCGGCTCCACCGTCTCGCTGGCCAGCAACGCGGTCCCCGGCCTGTATGCATGGGCCCGGCTGCGCGTCACGGAGACGCCGTCCACGGTGTCCGTCTCGCTCTCGGTGACAGTCAGACCGATGAGCCAGGTGCCCGGGTCGTTCTGGTACTGCGCCGTCCAGGTCTTCACCTCCGTGCCGAGCGTCTCGCGCCGGAGGGTGGCGTTGCCGTAGGTCCAGTCGTGGTCCCACTCGGCATCCACGTGCCGCAGCAGTCCCTCGGTCTCCGGCTGCGACTCCAGTCGGTCGTACACTTCTTCCGTCGCCGTCTCCGGCAGCACGGTGATGATGGTGCCGCCGCCCACGCCAGCGCGGACGCGATGGTCATACCCGAGGGTGCGCGTCTGCACGTAGACCCGCCCTCCCCCGGTGACGCGGGCCACTTCCTTGCGAGGCTTGCGGGCATACGGGTACTGCGTCCCCACGCGCGTCTGGTTGTCGAACTCGCTGCGCAATTCGGTGCCGGCCGCCACCTCGCGCACCGTCACCGCGGCGAACCCCAGGAACCCGCGCCCCGTCCCGTCCAGGCGCCCGTCCTCGTAGGTGTACTGGCGCACCCGCATCGGGCCGACGATGGAGTCCGAGAGGTGCTCGGACACCAGCCACATGCCCGCGCGCTGGCAGCGCTGCGGCCAGGAGCAGGTGGTGCCCGGCGTGTAGACGGACGCGTCCGCCATCGGCTTGTAGTTGAACCGCACCTGCGAGCCCAACGAGTCCGTGACGCTCTCCAACATCCCCGAGGCCTGGCCCTTGCGCTTGTAGAGCCGCAGCGTGCCGTTGACGACCTGGGCCAGGTCCGTCAGCCCGTCGCCGTTGAAGTCGAGTGTCTGGGAGAGCTTGTAGCCTCGCGACGTCGCCTGCCCCACGGGGATGGGGAGCACGCGCGGCACGAAGCCCGTCCCGTCCGACTGGAGCACCACCAACTGGGAGCGGCCGTCCGCGTTGTCCATCAGCAGCAGGTCCTGCCGACCGTCCCCGTTGAAGTCGAGGACCCGGATGCCGTTCTCCTTGGTGAAGGCCCCCACCTTCGCCCCCGCTGGCAGGCTCACCAGGTACGGCGCGGCGAAGCCATTGCCCGTGTTGACGAGCACCTCGATGTCGCCGCCCGTCTTCTGGGCCCGCAGCGCATCCGGGAGCCCATCCCCGGTGATGTCGGCGAAGAAGTACTGCTTCTCCGAGACGTCCGTCCGGACGAGCGTCGTCTCCTTCTTCTCGAAGGCGCCGTTGCGCCACGTCACCGTCCAGTAGCGCTGGCCCACCACCTCGTACTGGCCGGGGTACCAGGGCGAGTTGATCTTTTCGAGGATGAGCACGCTGGACTTCCCGGTGCCCTCCAGGTCGACCACCATCTGGGCATTGTCGTTGCGCTCGGACGTCTGGATGGCCTGGAAGGGCTGGAGGCTGCCACCCACGTTGGGGCGGTAGCCGAGCTGTGTCTGTCCGCCGCCCGGCGAGCCCACCCACACCAGGTCCGGGAGCCCGTCGCCCTGGAGGTCCGCGTACCAGAAGCTGCTGCCCGAAATCCCCTCGTCGCCGTTGGCTCCGAACCAGTTGTAGCCGGGCGGCGGGTTGGTGGTGCGCAGGTAGTGCTTCAGCCGGCTCGAGGGGCTGGTCGTGCAGCCCTCCCACTCCAGGAGGCTGACGTCCATGCGCCCATCCACGTTGACGTCCGCCCAGCGTCCGTCGTGACCGCTCCTGACGTCCCAGCACAGAAGTCCGAGGTTGAGCTGGTCGTCGCTCCCGGAGACCTGGCCCGTGGCGGACACGGTGCGCATCCTCCAGTTGTAGCGCCCGTTGTCGTCATAGGGCCGGCGGTAGAGCAGGTCGTCGCGCCCGTCACCGTCCACGTCGATGGGATTGAGGACCCAGAAGAGCGAGTTGCCCTGGGTGACGTCCGTTACGCCCGTGTCCGTCTCCTCGAACCCGGCGTCCCCGGGCGTCCAGCCGAAGGAGACGGGCCGGACGCAGGCACCGGCGCCGTCGCACTCCTGGAAGGTCGTCAGCAGGCTGAGGCCGCTCTGCGCGTCCGGCACGTAGGCGAGCCGGTACGAGCGCACGAGGCCCACCGCCGTGGGGTTGGGGGCCCGCACCCGGATTTCCTTCAGCCGCCGGCCGAGCCCCAGCTTGAAGCCCGCGACGTAGAGGATGGGCGTATCAGGCCGGGCTTCGTATTCGAAGTCGACGAAGCGGGTGGCCGGCAGCCCGGCGCCTACCGAGGACGCGGTGTACTCGATGCGGTCCAGCGTCTGCTCGTAGCCCGAGGCCGCGCTGTCATGGTGGACCGAGTAGTGGAACGTCACGGAGTTGCCGCTGCGGTCCTCCATCTTGGCCAGGGCCCAGGCCAGCCGGTTCTCCAGGCCGTCCGTCGTCGTCTCCACGCCCTCCTCGAGCACGGGCACGGCCCTGACGCGCTCCCCCGAGAAGGTCGAGTTGTGGAGCAGGCCGTACGTCAGGATGCGCCCGCTCTTCAGATAGACCTTGAACTGTTGCGGCCCGTTGGCGTCCGTTGCCAGGGAGACCACCTTCGCGAAGCTCTCCTCCTCCGTCCGGTACTCCGTGTCGGAAGCGCCATATGTGCCCTGCACCGCCACCAGGCGCTGGCCGTCCAGACAGAAGGCGTCCGCGTCGGTGAAGGTGATGGGCTCGGCCTTCCCGTCCTGGGCATACGTCCTGCCGCAGCGGGAAACCTGAGAGGTCGAGGACATGCTCCAGCCGAGCCCCA comes from Pyxidicoccus parkwaysis and encodes:
- the mug gene encoding G/U mismatch-specific DNA glycosylase; translated protein: MPDLIQRGLRVLFCGINPSLYSAVVGVHFARPGNRFWPTLHAAGITPRLLKPSEQEELLALGYGITNVVDRATATADLLDAAELREGAKSLEAKVKRYRPRFLAVLGVSAYRTAFARPKAKPGLQPETLGATRLWVLPNPSGLNAHYQLTDLSRLFAELRRAADAG
- a CDS encoding RHS repeat-associated core domain-containing protein, which codes for MKRLLFIVWSVAAAAASCGPSDGGPWESLGPVVRNEGRVVDPPSDTVLPTEKGSDGFVAGRTTGQSGVSPDGASTYSLPLWLPVGRAGVQPELSLNYKSNAGNGPLGLGWSMSSTSQVSRCGRTYAQDGKAEPITFTDADAFCLDGQRLVAVQGTYGASDTEYRTEEESFAKVVSLATDANGPQQFKVYLKSGRILTYGLLHNSTFSGERVRAVPVLEEGVETTTDGLENRLAWALAKMEDRSGNSVTFHYSVHHDSAASGYEQTLDRIEYTASSVGAGLPATRFVDFEYEARPDTPILYVAGFKLGLGRRLKEIRVRAPNPTAVGLVRSYRLAYVPDAQSGLSLLTTFQECDGAGACVRPVSFGWTPGDAGFEETDTGVTDVTQGNSLFWVLNPIDVDGDGRDDLLYRRPYDDNGRYNWRMRTVSATGQVSGSDDQLNLGLLCWDVRSGHDGRWADVNVDGRMDVSLLEWEGCTTSPSSRLKHYLRTTNPPPGYNWFGANGDEGISGSSFWYADLQGDGLPDLVWVGSPGGGQTQLGYRPNVGGSLQPFQAIQTSERNDNAQMVVDLEGTGKSSVLILEKINSPWYPGQYEVVGQRYWTVTWRNGAFEKKETTLVRTDVSEKQYFFADITGDGLPDALRAQKTGGDIEVLVNTGNGFAAPYLVSLPAGAKVGAFTKENGIRVLDFNGDGRQDLLLMDNADGRSQLVVLQSDGTGFVPRVLPIPVGQATSRGYKLSQTLDFNGDGLTDLAQVVNGTLRLYKRKGQASGMLESVTDSLGSQVRFNYKPMADASVYTPGTTCSWPQRCQRAGMWLVSEHLSDSIVGPMRVRQYTYEDGRLDGTGRGFLGFAAVTVREVAAGTELRSEFDNQTRVGTQYPYARKPRKEVARVTGGGRVYVQTRTLGYDHRVRAGVGGGTIITVLPETATEEVYDRLESQPETEGLLRHVDAEWDHDWTYGNATLRRETLGTEVKTWTAQYQNDPGTWLIGLTVTESETDTVDGVSVTRSRAHAYRPGTALLASETVEPGDATLEQVTTYLRDADGLAYQIARTGGALPARTTNITYDTVDRTWPAVMTNGLGHAVSLAYHGGLGVIAVQVDENGLTTRRQYDGFGRVRSVDAPGLADITFSYTACPTGSACALAMTSQQRFSVAVDGVQEELSTVDRLGRPLSVRKMGFGGEQVFATNEYDSLGRLAKQWLPSPTGFQQVATTFTYDNVGRPLRTTYPDGTSNTWQYEGNKRTAWDEKNNSVVTFMDAHGRVKTTEDMLGTQRIVSTYTYGSFGVLLSVTNAYGQGLRFQYDRLGRPTRLEDADAGVLITHYNPFGEVTDETDGNGDTTVFTRDVLGRVLTKTNRMGVSRFTWDMPSPSVGKIGMLLSSSQEGDPATSLDDITVVYTYDALKRPVGEAWNVEGTAYAFSRTFDDYGLLRRLTYPGVGSQQLAVDYQYKPWGTLESVQDVSSGLVYWRAQARNGLGQLTSEVFGNGVVSQRRYDLRGRPLFIDTKAGTQPRQALAYEYEANGNLRARHDRVARTTEDFTYDTLDRLKSWTAFQNCGSTAVDYGYDDLGNLLGRTVRQGAGESISYFYEGTGGAGPHAVSRSSLGSYTYDANGNQLTAPGRTVEYTPFNLPSRISQGTQSLTFRYDAMNRRTVKRSSAGDVAVYLGGLYEMRRTVTGAAVHAFNIVGGDRPVAQVSWATDAGGQVTARKVLYLHADHQDSVETITDEAGAVFEHMRYEPFGGRRHPQSLGSPQTRGNARVRQGFTGHEHDEEVNLINMKGRMYDPTLARFLSPDPLMKGPRTSQTLNRYSYVLNNPLRYTDPTGFATNELPIIVYDSWYGGYAPTGNSARFTAPTYHYCSPDGTYCETAVPDLDSPLTQVPGSTMSSEFSYFVLRTLYSARDNFGIAVEFGKGLLLGAIAGGVPFLGLVPPPEGNTRHFYLGYAAALFAWGGVDVIGGGMGLIGGGGVAAGGSAVTSTGVGAPVGAPVAVTGVVVAGVSTVVVVAGVVNIIGALNAMEMANKAGDRGTSASGGKDPNQKPKKEIRDADIQRGKHHSAEERMSMDEAVDYVRNGGDVLAPDKSTARSIAEQAGNGRAVWDAPHGDQQKPHYHPLGPDGERTGGHVLY
- a CDS encoding 3'(2'),5'-bisphosphate nucleotidase CysQ family protein; translated protein: MASFDTELDTARRIARQAGDILLRIYATDFAVQDKAGGMGPVTEADEQANAFIVAELRKAFPGDGVVAEESDNGSEGRRERCWYVDPLDGTQEFVNRNGEFAIHIGLAVGGQAKVGVVFRPVGDVLYSGVVGQGGFVEREGARTALRVSDVAEPASMRLVVSRSHRSKTTDAVAKQLGITKEKESGSVGLKCGLLAEATADIYIHTSGKSYRWDNCAPEAVLRSAGGILTDLGGTPYAYDGSELQNHRGLLACNAVAFPHVQPVVARFAREAGILR
- a CDS encoding DUF4275 family protein → MSTADYIETLSRCGGTFRELLRRERWQQMQTWREVYAASLHVETGAWKHGALDWHVFSFGYARSLHGSKAQHAYALEPPGPLLVIPENEALPAVRLEAERLPDFSLLRQDLYVSPADFAWTMAFTHELPGGNGPYFSRREWMD
- a CDS encoding DUF3592 domain-containing protein is translated as MKQWMMAGLMLVVGLALAYGGARTVVRAHQSASWPTTDATITSSSVETLRSRRGGVRFHPDVRYQYSVAGTLYSANTISFGGNDAGTLSDAQVVTHHFASGNHVPVHYEPADPSVACLEVGHAGIASYVLALGGLALVAIAGWGIWDMLRAGRREKARRQRPQPA